GTGAGGTACGCTATTAATAAACGATTTAGGATCTTTAATAATTCCTTTGTTTACTAAATACGTCCAAAATTGTCTTGAATTACCAAACGATTCACAAATGTTAATGGCTTTGGTAATATCAATAGTTCCGTCAGCTTTTTCGGGCGTGTAGTTTAATTCACAATACGCCGAATGCCCGGTACCTGCATTGTTCCAAGCAGCAGAACTTTCAACCGCTGGTTGATCTAAACGCTCAAAAATCTGAATTTTTAAATCAGGCTGTAACTCTTTAAGTAATACGCCTAAGGTAGCACTCATAATACCAGCTCCAACTAGTACAACATCTACCTCGTTAATATTTGATGTGCTTGTCATATTATTTATAAATGCCAGTTATAAAACTTTGCATTAAGTATTTTATGTTATTAATTGTGTTATTTTATTTCTGTGCTAAATAATCTTGCAACATAATAGTTGCAGCAATTTCATCTATCAAAGCTTTGTTTTGCCGTTGCTTTTTCTTTAAACCACTATCAATCATAGTTTTAAAAGCAATTTTAGAAGTAAACCGCTCATCTATTCTAACTACTTCAATATGAGGAAATTTAGTTTTAAATTTTTGTAAAAAAGCTTCAATAAGTGGAGCGCTTTGAGAAGCTTCTCCATTTAATTGTTTAGGTTCACCAACAACTACGGTTTGTATATCTTCATCAGAAAGAAGCTTTTGTAAATAAACAAAAATATGAACCGTATCAACAGTTTCTAAGCCCGATGCGATAATTTGAAGAGGATCAGTAATGGCTATTCCCGTACGTTTTAATCCATAATCTATGGCTAAAATTCTACTCATTGCTTAATTTTGATAGAACAATACCTTACATATTCGTTACAGACAAATTTGTAAAAAAAAAAAAATTTACAATAATACGTTATGCTGTATTGCAGTACAAATATCTAAAAAAATAAGCAATTTGCCCATTATTACTAAAGGATTTTTAACTATTTATCAAATATTTAATATTTTAAACGATTTTATTCGCTTTTAAAAACCTCAAGGCTAAATTTCAATCTTTTTCATCTGCATTTTTTTAAAAAGCAAGTTGATTTAAACTTTAGCAAACCTATTCCGTATCATTCATTTATAAAAAAGAAACGTATTAAATAAATAGTACATTTACTTTAAATTAACTTTTAAAAAACATTTGATTTACGTCTAAAATTTTAATTTTTATTAAAGCTCCTGATGTTTTTGATTAAATTAA
This genomic window from Flavobacterium agricola contains:
- the ruvX gene encoding Holliday junction resolvase RuvX; translation: MSRILAIDYGLKRTGIAITDPLQIIASGLETVDTVHIFVYLQKLLSDEDIQTVVVGEPKQLNGEASQSAPLIEAFLQKFKTKFPHIEVVRIDERFTSKIAFKTMIDSGLKKKQRQNKALIDEIAATIMLQDYLAQK